The DNA window ACTGTAAAAGTTGAGGGTGGCGGACCGATTGGAGCCATCGTTGTGGATAGCAACTCTAAAGGTCAGGTACGTGGTTATGTAACGAACCCACAAGTGCACTTTGATTTAAATGATAAAGGAAAATTAGATGTTGCCCGTGCTGTTGGGACAAATGGTTTTCTTTCTATTGTCAAAGACTTAGGTATGCGAGAGCACTTTACCGGCCAAGTACCGATTGTTTCAGGTGAATTAGGGGAGGATTTCACATATTATTTTGCATCCTCTGAACAAGTTCCATCTGCGGTTGGAGTAGGTGTGCTTGTGAATCCTGATAATTCGATACTTGCTTCAGGTGGCTTTATTATTCAACTGTTGCCTGGTACTAGCGAAGAGGTTATTTCATTTATTGAAAAAAGGATCGAAGCTGTTCCACCTATTTCTAAATTAATTGAAAGAGGCCTGTCACCAGAACAAATATTGAACGAGATATTAGGTGAAGCAAATGTTAAGATCATTGATAAACACAGTGTTGAATTTCATTGTCACTGTTCAAGGGAACGAATTGAAAATGCGTTTGTAAGCCTTGGAAGTGAGGAATTAAAAGCTATGATTGATGAAGAAGGTCAGGC is part of the Bacillus solimangrovi genome and encodes:
- the hslO gene encoding Hsp33 family molecular chaperone HslO; protein product: MSDYLIKALAFNGQVRAYAVDTTETVGEAQRRHGTWPTASAALGRSMTAGVMMGAMLKGEDKLTVKVEGGGPIGAIVVDSNSKGQVRGYVTNPQVHFDLNDKGKLDVARAVGTNGFLSIVKDLGMREHFTGQVPIVSGELGEDFTYYFASSEQVPSAVGVGVLVNPDNSILASGGFIIQLLPGTSEEVISFIEKRIEAVPPISKLIERGLSPEQILNEILGEANVKIIDKHSVEFHCHCSRERIENAFVSLGSEELKAMIDEEGQAEASCHFCREEYYFSKEDLEAIVKRIEE